The following are from one region of the Onthophagus taurus isolate NC unplaced genomic scaffold, IU_Otau_3.0 ScKx7SY_15, whole genome shotgun sequence genome:
- the LOC111421876 gene encoding protein zyg-11 homolog B-like has product MCDNPPTLLNACLEYICDNMGLVFQPNYVYNTEYSYTFRDQNISLCTELCEQLLEHLVEKDCIRDLSVSIFTKTNTRLRRVKLKDCQYLTSDGFEVLLRHNVHEFECVNVNTTPIDIVLANLNEWSIRNLKSLNISKYKLNKKDSRTLNSSIWDRAINQITSLENLRSLNVAYTEFNQTLLEVICDKLGFLEKLNISGTLIVDLKPLVGLTERLIMLGISDLDLCPPNANHIINLTRLKHLDLSLINKKSEHVGDNIVKRILSNPEVLPDLYLLDISGWKNPSEKDVLIKFIQSHRKLECLGLVTNPIANDPYFNSNNDTIKRKFLIAGLGSDEQISRTLILYEDKAYFVQKALYHLFQLTSGFEGPRPDMIQQVLAAMKRHSTKFGVQVAGTACLYNLTRADLAKKIHPSLLARGVLLILDAMTQFHDEYQLQKNSLLNLCSDRILQEVNIDRFRCAHLVLDALCSFDEADIKRMAVAICSILAAKISTEQTSQLGAKPLYMSNLLAMVENRVELKQSDITLKFTLSALWNLTDESAATCCVFLEHGGANLFLKVLKTFKNDSTIETRVLGLLNNIAEVEYLRKNLFIEELINELYFLLRSEYIDVSYFAAGIIAHLASEGEENWGVKMYKRKEMLSQLEEAINEWSLPECEMVAYRRFKPFFPLLEDRVDYQVQLWAVWAIYHVCNKNPTRYCKMLSEENGILLLKHLAYSDNSHVTIKKITRQVLGIVEENQR; this is encoded by the exons atgtGTGACAACCCCCCAACATTACTCAACGCGTGCCTGGAATACATTTGCGATAACATGGGTCTAGTTTTCCAACCAAATTACGTATACAACACGGAATATTCTTACACATTTCGAGATCAAAACATTTCCTTATGCACGGAACTCTGCGAACAGCTCCTCGAACACTTGGTGGAGAAAGATTGCATACGAGATTTATCCGTATCAATATTCACCAAAACGAATACCCGTTTAAGACgagtaaaattaaaagactGTCAGTATTTAACATCCGACGGATTTGAAGTTCTTTTAAGACACAATGTCCATGAATTTGAATGTGTTAACGTAAATACGACCCCAATTGATATTGTTTTAGCGAATCTAAATGAATGGTctattagaaatttaaaaagtttaaacatttcaaagtataaacttaataaaaaggACAGTCGAACACTTAATTCTTCGATATGGGATAGAGCaataaatcaaattacaaGTTTGGAGAATTTACGATCGCTTAATGTTGCTTATACAGAGTTTAATCAAACATTGTTGGAGGTTATTTGTGATAAATTAGGGTTTTTGGAGAAATTGAATATATCCGGGACTCTTATTGTAGATTTGAAACCTTTAGTTGGGTTAACGGAACGATTAATTATGTTGGGAATTagt GATCTAGATTTATGCCCACCGAACGCCAACCACATAATTAATTTGACCCGTTTGAAACACCTCGATTTGagcttaataaataaaaaatcggaGCACGTTGGGGACAACATCGtgaaaagaattttatcaAACCCGGAAGTTTTACCCGACCTATATCTTTTGGATATATCCGGCTGGAAAAACCCATCCGAAAAAGACGTTTTAATCAAATTCATTCAATCTCACCGCAAATTAGAGTGCCTCGGCTTAGTTACAAACCCGATTGCGAACGATCCTTATTTTAATAGTAATAACGATACAAttaagagaaaatttttaatcgccGGGTTAGGAAGCGACGAGCAAATCTCCCgcactttaattttatacgaaGATAAAGCTTATTTCGTCCAAAAAGCTTTGTACCATTTATTTCAGTTAACCTCAGGGTTCGAAGGCCCCCGCCCGGATATGATCCAACAAGTTTTAGCGGCGATGAAACGACACTCGACGAAATTCGGAGTTCAAGTCGCGGGAACCGCTTGTTTATACAACTTAACTCGAGCTGATTTAGCAAAGAAAATCCACCCGAGTCTCCTCGCGAGAggagttttattaattttagacgcGATGACCCAATTCCACGATGAAtaccaattacaaaaaaattctttattaaatttatgtagcGACCGGATTTTACAAGAGGTTAATATCGATCGATTTCGATGCGCCCACTTAGTTTTAGACGCGTTGTGTTCTTTCGACGAAGCCGATATTAAACGAATGGCCGTCGCGATTTGTAGTATTTTAGCCGCGAAGATCTCAACGGAGCAAACCTCGCAATTAGGGGCAAAACCCCTTTATATGTCGAATTTGTTAGCGATGGTTGAGAATCGGGTTGAACTCAAACAATCCGATATCAcgttaaaatttactttatctGCTTTATGGAATTTAACCGATGAAAGCGCGGCTACTTGTTGCGTTTTTTTGGAACACGGAGGGgctaatttatttcttaaagtGTTGAAAACGTTCAAAAATGATAGTACGATAGAAACGCGCGTTTTGGggcttttaaataatatagcCGAAGTGGAGTATTTGCGCAAAAATTTGTTCATCgaagaattaataaatgaattgtattttttgttgcgCTCCGAGTACATTGATGTTAGTTACTTCGCCGCGGGAATAATCGCGCATTTAGCGTCCGAGGGCGAAGAGAATTGGGGGGTTAAAATGTATAAGAGGAAAGAGATGTTGTCGCAACTCGAAGAGGCTATAAACGAGTGGAGTTTACCCGAATGCGAGATGGTTGCTTATCGAAGATTTAAGCCGTTTTTCCCGCTTTTGGAGGATCGAGTTGATTATCAGGTGCAATTATGGGCCGTTTGGGCGATTTATCACGTTTGCAACAAAAATC caaCGAGATATTGCAAAATGTTATCTGAAGAGAATGGGATACTTCTGTTAAAGCACTTGGCTTACTCCGACAACTCCCATGTGaccattaaaaagattacCCGCCAAGTTTTGGGGATTGTTGAGGAAAATCAGCGTTGA